The genomic region attcttatatatgcatcttgttattgtcggttaccaggtgttcaccatatgaatgatttttatctctatgtatgggatgtgtattgaaatatgaaatcttgtggtctattgttacgatttgatatatataggttaaacctataactcaccaacatttttgttgacgttttaagcatgtttattctcaggtgattattaagagcttccgctgtcgcatacttaaataaggacaagatttggagtccatgcttgtatgatattgtgtaaaaactgcattcaagaaacttattttgttgtaacatatttgtattgtaaaccattatgtaatggtcgtgtgtaaacaggatattttagattatcattatttgataatctacgtaaagctttttaaacctttattgatgaaataaaggttatggtttgtttaaaaatgaatgcagtctttgaaaaacgtctcatatagaggtcaaaacctcgcaacgaaatcaattaatatggaacgtttttaatcaataagaacgggacatttcacaatcaaCGGGTGGATACATCATCAGCAGGTCTGAAAACAACATTTGAGTGGGACCGAGTGCCAACGGGGAGAACGGGTACTGAGCTGCAAACTATGATGCAATTAATTCGTGGATACCAGTTTGACCAAAACAGTGCTGATAAATGGAGCTGGACGCTTGCTTCGAACGGGAAATTCACAGTCAAAAGGCTCTCCATAATTATAGAAGAACAAGACGTAGCAAATACTGGACCAGTGCAGGGAACTATTCTGAACAGTTTGGTACCGAAGAAGCTGGAGATATTTGTTTGGCGAGTGCAGAAAAAGCGGCTTCCGGTCAGGGTCGAGTTGGATAAAAGGGGCATCGATCTCCATAGTGTCCGATGCCCAATGTGCGACGACAGTCTTAAATCAGTAGAGCATTCGATTATTTTTTGCCGAGAAGCAATCAATATATGGAACAAGATATTTAATTGGTGGGGTCTTGGTACTTTCTCTAATCTTAGCCTTGAAGAAATTCTTAAAGGTAATGGACCGGTTTCAACATCATCTCTTGGGAAAAAAATATGGCAATCGATTGAATGGGTGAGTGCGTACTACGTATGGCGCAATCGAAACAACAAAGTGTTTGAAGGAACTTCTTGGCCCGCCTCGG from Rutidosis leptorrhynchoides isolate AG116_Rl617_1_P2 chromosome 9, CSIRO_AGI_Rlap_v1, whole genome shotgun sequence harbors:
- the LOC139868761 gene encoding uncharacterized protein; the encoded protein is MMQLIRGYQFDQNSADKWSWTLASNGKFTVKRLSIIIEEQDVANTGPVQGTILNSLVPKKLEIFVWRVQKKRLPVRVELDKRGIDLHSVRCPMCDDSLKSVEHSIIFCREAINIWNKIFNWWGLGTFSNLSLEEILKGNGPVSTSSLGKKIWQSIEWVSAYYVWRNRNNKVFEGTSWPASVLLSEIQIKSHEWISQRVNGKKIEWLMWLSNPKLYLNIW